In the genome of Monodelphis domestica isolate mMonDom1 chromosome 2, mMonDom1.pri, whole genome shotgun sequence, one region contains:
- the LOC130457448 gene encoding trace amine-associated receptor 2-like, which yields MSIFAKHKVCKMLPDRALYLFTFLKVAFDCSEFGNGSCPENDKSLGIRTAMYLFISGAIFITIFGNLAMIISISYFKQLHSPTNFLILSMAITDFLLGFSIMPYSMIRSVENCWYFGILFCKIHYSFDMMLSMTSIFHLCSVAIDRFYAICYPLHYSTKMTISAVKRLLLFCWSIPGTFAFGVVFSEVYADGIEGYDVLVACSSSCPVMFNKLWGTIFSMAGFFTPSSVMIGIYGKIFAVSKKHARAINTIPENQSSQMKKEKKAAKTLGIVMGVFLFCWFPCFFTILLDPYLNFSTPSVLFDALTWFGYFNSTFNPLIYGFFYPWFRKALKYILLGKIFNSHFQNANLFTQKEFE from the coding sequence ATGAGCATTTTTGCAAAGCATAAAGTATGTAAAATGTTACCTGACAGAGCCTTATATCTTTTTACTTTTCTGAAGGTAGCCTTTGACTGCTCAGAATTTGGAAATGGATCATGTCCAGAGAATGACAAGTCATTAGGTATTCGAACTGCCATgtatctgtttatttctggggCTATCTTCATCACTATATTTGGGAATCTTGctatgattatttccatttcctatttcaaacagcttcatTCTCCAACCAACTTTCTCATCCTCTCCATGGCAATCACTGACTTTCTCCTGGGATTCAGCATTATGCCCTACAGCATGATCCGGTCTGTGGAGAATTGCTGGTATTTTGGAATTTTGTTCTGCAAGATCCATTACAGCTTTGACATGATGTTAAGCATGACATCAATCTTCCATCTTTGTTCTGTAGCCATAGACAGGTTTTATGCCATATGCTACCCTTTGCATTATTCTACTAAAATGACCATTTCAGCAGTGAAGAGGTTGTTGCTTTTCTGTTGGTCAATACCAGGAACATTTGCTTTTGGGGTGGTTTTCTCTGAGGTATATGCTGATGGAATAGAAGGCTATGATGTCCTTGTTGCATGCTCCAGTTCTTGTCCAGTGATGTTCAATAAGCTCTGGGGCACCATTTTTTCTATGGCAGGCTTCTTCACCCCAAGCTCTGTGATGATAGGAATTTATGGCAAAATCTTTGCAGTATCCAAAAAACATGCTCGTGCAATCAACACCATCCCTGAAAATCAAAGTAgccaaatgaagaaagagaagaaggcagCCAAAACCTTGGGGATAGTGATGGGTGTCTTCTTGTTTTGCTGGTTTCCTTGCTTCTTCACAATTTTATTGGATCCATATTTAAATTTCTCTACTCCTTCAGTATTATTTGATGCTTTGACCTGGTTTGGCTATTTCAATTCCACATTCAATCCTCTCATATATGGTTTCTTCTATCCTTGGTTTCGCAAAGCACTGAAATATATTCTCCTTGGTAAAATATTCAATTCGCATTTTCAGAATGCTAATTTGTTTACTCAGAAAGAATTTGAATAG
- the LOC130457447 gene encoding trace amine-associated receptor 2, giving the protein MSIFAKHKVCKMLPDRALYLFTFLKVAFDCSEFGNGSCPENDKSLGIRTAMYLFISGAIFITIFGNLAMIISISYFKQLHSPTNFLILSMAITDFLLGFSIMPYSMIRSVENCWYFGILFCKIHYSFDLMLSITSIFHLCSVAIDRFYAICYPLHYSTKMTISAVKRLLLFCWSIPGTFAFGVVFSEAYADGIEGYDVLVACSSSCPVMFNKLWGTTLCMAGFFTPSSVMIGIYGKIFAVSKKHARAINTIPENQNSQMKKEKKAAKTLGIVMGFFLFCWFPCFFTILLDPYLNFSTPSVLFDALTWFGYFNSTFNPLIYGFFYPWFRKALKYILLGKIFNSHFQNANLFTQKESE; this is encoded by the coding sequence ATGAGCATTTTTGCAAAGCATAAAGTATGTAAAATGTTACCTGACAGAGCCTTATATCTTTTTACTTTTCTGAAGGTAGCCTTTGACTGCTCAGAATTTGGAAATGGATCATGTCCAGAGAATGACAAGTCATTAGGTATTCGAACTGCCATgtatctgtttatttctggggCTATCTTCATCACTATATTTGGGAATCTTGctatgattatttccatttcctatttcaaacagcttcatTCTCCAACCAACTTTCTCATCCTCTCCATGGCAATCACTGACTTTCTCCTGGGATTCAGCATTATGCCCTACAGCATGATCCGGTCTGTGGAGAATTGCTGGTATTTTGGAATTTTGTTCTGCAAGATCCATTACAGCTTTGACTTGATGTTAAGCATAACATCAATCTTCCATCTTTGTTCTGTAGCCATAGACAGGTTTTATGCCATATGCTACCCTTTGCATTATTCTACTAAAATGACCATTTCAGCAGTGAAGAGGTTGTTGCTTTTCTGTTGGTCAATACCAGGAACATTTGCTTTTGGGGTGGTTTTCTCTGAGGCATATGCTGATGGAATAGAAGGCTATGATGTCCTTGTTGCATGCTCCAGTTCTTGTCCAGTGATGTTCAATAAGCTCTGGGGCACCACTTTGTGTATGGCAGGCTTCTTCACCCCAAGCTCTGTGATGATAGGAATTTATGGCAAAATCTTTGCAGTATCCAAAAAACATGCTCGTGCAATCAACACCATCCCTGAAAATCAAAATAgccaaatgaagaaagagaagaaggcagCCAAAACCTTGGGGATAGTGATGGGCTTCTTCTTGTTTTGCTGGTTTCCTTGCTTCTTCACAATTTTATTGGATCCATATTTAAATTTCTCTACTCCTTCAGTATTATTTGATGCTTTGACCTGGTTTGGCTATTTCAATTCCACATTCAATCCTCTCATATATGGTTTCTTCTATCCTTGGTTTCGCAAAGCACTGAAATATATTCTCCTTGGTAAAATATTTAACTCGCATTTTCAGAATGCTAATTTGTTTACTCAGAAAGAATCTGAATAG